One part of the Neisseria zalophi genome encodes these proteins:
- the oppD gene encoding oligopeptide ABC transporter ATP-binding protein OppD: MNTPLLQVENLEVRFQTEDGLVTAVNKLNFDLYEGETLGIVGESGSGKSQTAFAMMGLLAKNGKAEGVVRFNGDNILGLPEKALNAIRARQIAMIFQDPMTSLNPYMRVGDQLAEVLRLHKGMGKAEAWAESVRMLEAVKIPEAQKRIKMYPHEFSGGMRQRVMIAMALLCRPKLLIADEPTTALDVTVQAQIMTLLEELKRDFGTTIIMITHDLGVVAGICDQVLVMYAGRTMEYGGVDDIFYRPSHPYTIGLLGAVPRLDGDSDILPTIPGNPPNLSHLPAGCPFQERCAYVADICRHEEPILTTWAGQRKRACHRPSETLEGVRA, encoded by the coding sequence ATGAACACACCATTATTACAAGTCGAAAATCTGGAAGTGCGGTTTCAAACCGAAGACGGATTGGTGACCGCCGTCAATAAATTAAACTTCGATTTATACGAAGGCGAAACCTTGGGGATTGTCGGCGAATCCGGCTCGGGCAAATCGCAAACCGCTTTTGCCATGATGGGGTTGTTGGCCAAAAACGGTAAGGCGGAAGGGGTTGTGCGTTTCAACGGCGACAATATTCTCGGCCTGCCCGAAAAAGCGTTGAACGCCATCCGCGCCCGCCAAATCGCCATGATTTTCCAAGACCCGATGACTTCGCTCAATCCTTATATGCGGGTAGGCGACCAGCTCGCCGAAGTGCTGCGCCTGCATAAAGGCATGGGCAAGGCCGAAGCTTGGGCGGAATCGGTACGCATGCTTGAAGCGGTGAAAATCCCCGAAGCGCAAAAGCGCATCAAAATGTATCCGCACGAATTTTCCGGCGGTATGCGCCAGCGTGTGATGATTGCCATGGCCTTGTTGTGCCGCCCAAAACTGCTAATTGCCGACGAACCGACCACGGCGCTGGATGTTACCGTACAGGCGCAAATTATGACCCTGCTCGAAGAATTAAAACGCGATTTCGGTACCACGATTATTATGATTACCCACGATTTGGGTGTGGTTGCCGGTATTTGCGACCAAGTGCTGGTGATGTATGCCGGCCGCACGATGGAATACGGCGGTGTCGATGATATTTTCTACCGTCCGTCTCATCCCTATACCATCGGCCTGCTCGGTGCCGTGCCGCGTTTGGACGGCGATTCCGATATTTTACCAACCATACCCGGCAATCCGCCCAACCTGTCGCATCTGCCTGCGGGTTGCCCGTTTCAAGAGCGTTGCGCTTATGTGGCAGACATCTGCCGCCATGAAGAGCCAATATTGACGACATGGGCAGGGCAGCGCAAACGTGCCTGCCATAGGCCGTCTGAAACTTTAGAAGGAGTACGGGCATGA
- the oppF gene encoding murein tripeptide/oligopeptide ABC transporter ATP binding protein OppF → MSETLLSVRDLKVSFDVKPDNAWFWQKPAALKAVDGVSFDLKAGETLGIVGESGCGKSTLARAVIGLVKAKSGSILWENEELTTLSAKALREKRREIQMIFQDPLASLNPRMTIGEIIAEPLKTFHPQYGKAETERLVKEMMIKVGLLPDLINRYPHEFSGGQCQRIGIARALILKPKLIICDEPVSALDVSIQAQVVNLLKAVQQEMGLTLIFIAHDLSVVKHISDRVLVMYLGNAVELGTDSEVYGRPAHPYTRALMSAVPLPDPEAERNKVIQLLPGDLPSPINPPSGCVFRTRCPQADGDCAQSRPQWLGQGTHFTACLKNKAA, encoded by the coding sequence ATGAGCGAAACCCTGTTATCGGTACGCGATTTAAAAGTAAGCTTCGATGTTAAACCCGATAATGCTTGGTTTTGGCAAAAACCGGCGGCGTTAAAAGCGGTGGACGGCGTATCGTTTGATTTGAAAGCCGGCGAAACGCTCGGCATTGTTGGTGAATCCGGCTGCGGCAAATCCACGCTTGCCCGTGCCGTTATCGGGTTGGTGAAAGCCAAAAGCGGCAGTATTTTATGGGAAAACGAAGAGTTAACCACGCTTTCGGCCAAGGCTTTACGCGAAAAACGGCGTGAAATCCAAATGATATTCCAAGATCCGCTGGCGTCGCTCAATCCGCGTATGACCATCGGCGAAATCATTGCCGAGCCGCTGAAAACGTTTCATCCGCAATACGGCAAAGCTGAAACCGAGCGGCTGGTTAAAGAAATGATGATAAAAGTCGGCCTGCTGCCCGATTTAATCAACCGTTATCCGCATGAGTTTTCAGGCGGCCAGTGCCAGCGTATCGGCATTGCCCGTGCGCTGATACTGAAGCCTAAGCTGATTATTTGCGACGAACCCGTATCGGCATTGGATGTATCCATACAAGCGCAAGTAGTCAACCTGCTCAAAGCGGTACAACAAGAAATGGGGCTGACGCTGATTTTTATCGCCCACGATTTATCGGTGGTAAAACACATTTCCGACCGGGTGTTGGTAATGTATTTGGGCAATGCCGTTGAGTTGGGCACTGATAGCGAAGTTTACGGGCGGCCCGCCCATCCCTATACCCGCGCACTGATGTCGGCCGTGCCGCTGCCCGATCCGGAAGCCGAGCGCAATAAGGTGATACAGCTTTTGCCCGGCGACCTGCCCAGTCCGATAAATCCGCCCAGCGGTTGCGTTTTCCGTACCCGCTGTCCGCAAGCCGACGGCGATTGTGCACAAAGCCGGCCGCAATGGTTGGGGCAGGGCACCCACTTCACGGCTTGTTTGAAAAACAAAGCGGCGTAG